A stretch of DNA from Mycobacterium senriense:
GCGACCACGTGGCCGGACAAGCGGATCGACCTGTACTTCCCCGGCGGGTCCGCCCTCGAGGGACACCATCCACGGATCTGGCAGCGGATCCATGGCCGGCTGACCCGGCTGGGCGTCGGCGTGCACCCGGGACACCGCGCGGTGGTGACCGACGGATTCGCGGGCGACGAACTGAGCAGCGGACCGGTCTACTGGAGCACCGGGCAGCCCCCGGCCGACGCCGACGCCGTGCTGTGGGCGATCGGGCGGGCGCGGCCCAACACCGAGTGGCTGCCGCCGGAACTGCTCGATGGGCTGGGATTCGTGCGCGTCACGCCGGAGTTGCGGGTGCCCGGCCACCCGGGCGTGTTCGCGGTAGGCGACGTCGCGGCGACCGATCCGTTGCGCAGCTCCGCCCGTAACCGTGGCGACGTCCTGGTGGCGCGCAACGTCCTCGCCGACTTCACCGGCCGGTCCCTGCGCACCTACCGGGCACCGACGCGGCGGTGGGGCTCGCTAGTGGGCATACAGCCCAACGGGCTGGAGGTGTTCCTGCCCACCGGCCATGCCTTCCGCTTCCCGTCCTGGTCGGTTGAGCGCGTGGTGATGCCGTGGATCGTGCGTTGGGGCATGTATCGAGGGGTGCGCCAGAACGACCCGCTGGGGTAAGGAGCGAGCCGATGCAATGCCGAATCTTCGCCGACCCCAGCAACGGTGCGACTTACCAGGAGCTGGCCGACTCCGCGCGGCTGGCAGAGCAATTCGGCTACGCCGGATTTTTTCTGTCCGATCACTACCACCCGTTCGCCGGTGACGGCCGGCCCGGGCCGACGGACGTCTGGACGACGTTGGCCGGGCTGGCGCGCGAAACCGCACGCATTCGGCTCGGGTCGTTGGTGACATCGGTGACCTTCCGCCACCCCGGACCGCTCGCGATCGTGGTGGCGCAAGTGGACGAGATGAGTGAGGGGCGCATCGAATTCGGCCTCGGCGCCGGGTATTTCGAGCCCGAACACGTCGCATACGGGATTCCGTTCCCGCCCGTCGGGGAGCGTTTCGACCGGCTCGGCGAGGCGCTGGAGCTGATCACCGGGCTCTGGGAGACCCCGGTGGGGCAAAGCTACTCCTTCACCGGCCGGTGCTTCCAGTTGCGCGATGCGCCGGCGCTGCCCAAACCCCGGCAAAAGCCGCGCCCGCCAATCATTCTCGGCGGCATCGGGACAAAGCGCACCCCCGCGTTGGCGGCGCGGTTCGCCGACGAGTTCAACCTGCAGACCAGCCGTCGTCGCGCGCCGGGCGACCAGCGCAAGAGCGAACTCAAAAGCCCGGCGCGCCAGATCGAGCTGGTCCGCGCGGCCGCCGCGGACATCGGCCGCGACCCCGCCGGCATCGCCTTCTCGATGACCGCACTGGTCGGTGTCGAGCACAGCCGCGAACAGGCCACGGCCGCAATCGATCCCGCACACTTCGCGTCACAGACGTTCGACGGCACCACATTCTGCGGCTCTGTCGCTCAAATCATCGACGCGCTGGGCCGCTACACCGAACTCGGCATCTCCCGGCTCTACGTGCGGGCCCCGACCAACATGGCGAGCCTGGCCGGGAACTTCGAGTTGCTGGCCGCCGACGTGCTCCCCCAGCTCGCGAGGTTGTGACGTCGCTTGGCGTTTCGGCGATCAGCTGCAGTTGAGCAGCAGCATGAGCCCGTAATCCATGTGGATTTGTTGATGGCAATGCAGCAGGGAAAGGCCGGGCTGGTCGGCGACGAAATCGATCTCCATGCTCTGGTAGCCGCCGAGCAAGGCGACGTCCTTGCGGACGCCGGCGGTCGGTGTCCCGGCGAACCGGGCGATTTCGAACGTGTGACGGTGCAAGTGCATCGGGTGCAGGTCGTCGCTGGCGTTGTGGAACCGCAGCCGGTAACGCCTACCGCGCTCGATGTCCAGCACGGGCTTGTTGGTGTCCATCGCAAAGGGCACACCGTTGATCGTCCAGACGTTGAACCCGTTATCCGCGGCGTTGCGTTTTTCGATCAACATGTCGATGGTGCGGTCGGGCAGTTGAACGTCCGCCCGCTGGGGTGTGCCGAACAGGCGGTAATCCCACGTGAAGGGCGGGGGCGCTGCCCATTGCGGATCCCCGCCGCGCCCGGCATATTCGACGACCACGCCCATGCCGTGGCCGCGGTCGTCGTCGGACAGATCGCCCAGCACCCAGACACCCGGACTGGCCATGCTGACAATGGCCGAGATCCGTTCGCCCGCCCCGAGCCACAACACCGGCACGGCGGCCCGCGTGGGCACCGGGTTCCCATCCAGCGCGACGATGGTGAAGGTGTGCCCGGGCAGGGCCAAACTGCGTGTCTCGGTCGCGCTGCCGTTGAGAACATGGAACAGCACCCGCTGACCGGCCTGCACGCGGATGGGATCGCCGTGGCCCAGCATGCGCCCGTTGATCGCGAATGCCCCGTACCCGACCTCGTTGCCGGGTGCCTCACCACGAGCCAGCGAGGCGGCCATGGCCGACTCGCCTCTCTCCCTGAGATCTCGGTCCTGCTCACCGGCCAGAAAGTCACTGGCCATGTCGCCCCCGCGACTGAAGGCGGGTTCAAACTCCTTGAGCGTCAAGAAGATTTCCTGATCGTATGCACCGGCGTCCTGCGCGGGCTCGATGTAGACCGGACCGACCAAGCCCGTGTACTGGCCGCGCGAGAGATCGGCACGCGGGACGACGTGGGTGTGATAAAAGCGCATGCCCGCCGGGCCGGGAACGAAGGAGATCCTGCGCATTCCGTGTGCGGGTATGTCGGGGGTGCCCTCTTCGGCGGCGCCGTCGACGTCGACGCCGACGTGCTGGCCGTGCCAGTGCAACTGCTCCGGGAACTCGGTGTCGTTGAAGACGTCGACCCAGGTGCGCCGGCCTTCCTTGAACCGCAGCAGCGGGCCGGGAAATTGACCGTTGTAGGTCAGGGTCGACACGATCCGGTCCGGGGCCAGTTCGACCTTCCCGGAGCCGATCCGCAACGTGTAATCGGGTTTGCCGCCGGGTGGGCCCTGAGGCGACGGGCGCGAACACGCGGCCCCCGCCCCGGCACCGGCACTTCCCACCGCGGCCGTCAGTGCGACCCCGGCCCACTTGCCGAACTGACGCCGGTTGAGCGCCATCGTCAGCGCCCGACCGTACGGGTGCCCGAATCGGGCACAAAGAAGTCGATGCGGCGGCTCAATTCGCCTGCCACGCGGCGAAATTGCGGGTAGCCGGCACCGGCGGCCGACGGATCGGGCAAGCTCCAATGCATCGTGGTGGCCAGGTCGTGGTCGCTTGCGTACTCGCGCACCTTGTCACACAGCGTGATCACGCAGTCGAAGCGGCGTCGGGAAACCGCGGCCAGGGATTGGGGCCGGGTGCCGCTGAGGTCGATGCCGTATTCGTCCCGCATGACCCGTATAGCGTTGACGTGCAGCTGTGATTTCGGATGACTGCCGGCGCTCGCCGTCCGAATGCGGCCCTGGCCGCGTTTCTCGAGCAGCGCCGCGGCCATGGGTGAGCGCGCGCTGTTGCCGGTGCACAAGAACAACACCGACCGAGGTGCCGCCCCGGTGCAGAGCCCGGGCGCCAACGCCGGATGCAGCGCGGCGGCGGCCGAACGAAATGCCTTGGCGCAGTTCGTCAGGTTCAACCAGTAGTAGGTGTCGCGGCCATCAAAGCTGCTGCGTCGCGCATCGACGAGTCCGGCCGAACGCAACAGCCGCAGGTGATACGAGACCAGGTTCTGCGGCTCGCCGACGGCGGCAGCCAATTCCCGCACCCGGTGGTCCCCGGATGCCAGTTCGGTCAGCAGCGCCCACCGCAGTGGGTGCGCCGCCATCCGCATCAGCGGTGGAACGTCCGCCCGATCGGCCGCGGCCATACTTCGGCACAATACATCAAATTGATTTGATAGGTTAGCGGTGTCCGACCAGTTGTGTTCTGACCTCTGACTTTTGAGGAGACCCAGTGTCCGGAAGCACCCGATGAGCACCCCGCCAGCCGGCGGCGAATTGCGCCGGAGCCTCGGTGTTTTCGACGCGGTGGTGATCGGGCTGGGGTCGATGCTCGGTGCCGGCATTTTCGCGGCGCTGGGTCCCGCCGCGCGTGCTGCCGGCTCGGGACTGCTGCTGGGCCTGGCGTTGGCCGCGGTGGTGGCCTACTGCAACGCCACCTCCTCCGCGCGGCTGGCGGCGCGCTACCCCGCCTCGGGCGGCACCTATGTCTACGGCCGACAACGGTTGGGAGACTTCTGGGGTTACCTGGCCGGGTGGGGCTTCGTCGTCGGCAAGACCGCGTCGTGCGCGGCGATGGCGTTGACCGTCGGCGTCTATGCGTGGCCGGAACAGGCTCATGCGGTGGCCGTCGCGGCGGTGGTGGCCCTGACCGCGGTGAACTACGGCGGCGTGCGAAAGTCGGCCTGGCTGACCCGCATCATCGTCGCCGTGGTGCTCGCCGTGCTGGCCGCGGTGGTGGTCGCCGCGTTCACCTCCGCGGCGGCCGGCGCCGTTCAACTCCGCCCGACCGGCGCCACCACCGGGGGCGTAGTGCAAGCCGCCGGTCTGCTGTTCTTCGCTTTTGCAGGTTATGCGCGCATCGCGACGCTGGGTGAGGAGGTGCGCGACCCGGCTCGCACGATCCCACGGGCGATACCACTGGCACTGACCATCACCCTGACCGTCTACGCGCTGGTCGCGGTGGCCGCGTTCGCCGTGCTGGGGCCGGGCCGGCTGGCCCAGACCGCCGCCCCGCTCGTCGAAACGGCCCGCGCGGCGGGCGCGGGCTGGCTGGTCCCCGTGGTGCGGGTGGGCGCGGTGATCGCGGCACTGGGCTCGTTGCTCGCATTGATCCTCGGCGTCTCGCGCACCACGCTGGCGATGGCGCGCGACCGCCATCTCCCCCACCCGCTGGCGGTCGTGCACCCGCGCTTCCGGGTGCCTCACCGGGCGGAGCTGCTGATCGGCGTGGTCGTGGCGATTCTGGCCGCCACCACCGATCTTCGCGACGCCATCGGGTTTTCCTCGTTCGCCGTGCTGATCTATTACGCCATCGCCAACGCCTCCGCCTTCACCCTCGGCCCCGATGAGGGTCGCCCACACCGCGCCATTCCGGTGATCGGGCTGCTGGGCTGCCTGGTGCTGGCGTTCGCGATGCCGCCCGGTTCGGTGCTGTCCGGTGTGGCGGTGCTGGGCGTCGGCGTCGCCGCCTACCTGATTCGGCGCTTCCTTGCCCCGACAGGGTTGCGGCACAACCGGAATCGCGCCTGACCTCGGCGAAAATCACCGAGATCGGTCGCGCACCGCCAGCGGGCAAATTCGCGGCGACGCGATTCCCCGCGGGCCGAACGGGGAAGACTGACCGGATGTCCGACCCGGGAACCGAAGCATTCGACAAGCTGGTGGCGCTGCTGAACTATCCGATGTTCGTCGTCACCACGCAGGCCGACGGCACCCCGGCCGGCTGCCTGGTGGGTTTCGCCAGCCAGACCAGCATCCATCCGCCCCGGTTCATGGTCGGCCTATCCCGGCGCAACCACACCTTCCGCATCGCCCACGACGCCTCCCACCTGGCCGTGCACGTGTTCGACCACGACCACCTGGACGTGGTCGAACTCTTCGGCAGCCAGACAAGCGACAAGGTCGACAAGTTCGACCGATGTTCCTGGCACCCCGGCCCCGAAGGGCTGCCCATCCTCGACGACGCCGCCGCCTGGTTCGTCGGCGAGATCCGGGAACGTTTCTCGCTGGGCGACCACGTCGGGCACCTGCTCGCGCCGGTGGGCGGCAGTCCGCCAAGGGAATTGGAGGCCTGGGTGTCGTTCGGCGACGTGCGCGAGCTGGAACCCGGCCATGAGGCCTAGCGCGTGAGCGAGTCGCCCCGGATCAGTGCCGTACCCAGCATCATCGAACTCGCGCCGTTCTACGCCGATCCCCCGGACGGCGTACGCGCCAACATGATCTTCAGCGCCGACGGCGCCGCCGCGTTCCGCGGTCGCGCCGGTCCGCTGTCCTGCCCCACCGATCAGCGGCTGTTGAACATCCTGCGCGGACTCGCCGACGTCGTGCTCGTCGGCGCCGGCACCGCCCGTGCCGAAAACTATGGCCCGGTACGGCTGAGCGATGCGGCGCGCGCCCGACGGCACCACGAAGGGCGGGCCGAACCACCCCCGATCGCCGTGGTGAGCCGCAGCGGTGAACTACCGCCCCGGCTGTTCAGCAATCCGGATCAGCAGCCGATCCTGGTGACCTGCGCACGAACCGCGGCACAACAGGATCCCGACGACGATCGGCAACACGTCATGGTCGCCGGGGAGGACTCGGTGGACGTCTCGCGTGCGGTCGCAATGCTGCGGGAGCAGGGCATGCACCGCATCCTGTGCGAGGGCGGACCGACACTGCTCGACGAGTTGGTGGAAGCCGATGCTGTCACCGAGATCTGCGTGACACTGGCCCCCAAGCTGGCGGCGAGCCAGCCGGTGGGCCAGCGGACACACCCGGCGGGGCTTCCCGCCCCGGTCACCATGCGACTCGAGCACGCGTTGGTCTGCGACGGCTACCTGTATTTGAAATATTGCCGATGAGCCGCGTAGGGCTCGCCGGAATGCGGGCGCGCAAAAGCGCTCAACATGCACCCGACGGCGCCTCTTCCTATGATGAAATTGCCCGGTTTGAAACCCGATCGAATCGCTTCCCGCGACATCGCTTGAAATTGATTGCCAGCCGCTTCCCCGATGCACACAGAATAGGATCACCCGCCAGGTGAGCAGTTCAGACCACGACCATGACTACCGTAATCTGGCGGTGAACCGACTGCGCCCCAGCGAAATTCAATGGGCACTGAACCATGACGCGGTGCACGGCATCGCCTACGCGTTCAAGAATCCCGTCGCGGTCGCAGACTCCATCGAGGATCCCGACGACGACCGAAAGACCTACCTGGTGCGGGTCAAGCGCGACGACCTGGCCAACGCGCTGGAAAAAATCAACGAATGGATCTTCGATAATCCCGGCCCGGCCGGGATGCAGGCCTACGGATTCGTCCGGGCGCTGTCCCGAGAAGGGCTCACCGAACGCGCCACCGGTGACGATGACACCCGTTAATTCCGCAGCGTCGAATTAGCTGGCTTTCGCTATTCGCCGTGCCCCGCGGTCGCGAAAACCTTAGCCTTATGCCTGCATGCCACCGCATACGCGGGTTCGGCGCAGTCGCCGGTCCGGTGCCGGCTCCGGCGGCCGGTTTGCGGCGCACGGCTGGCGGGTGAGGAGTCGGCGATGAGCGACGCGCAGGGGTCGCGGTCGGGGACGATGTTCGGCCCGTACCGCCTGGGGCGGCTGCTCGGCCGCGGCGGGATGGGCGAGGTCTACGAGGCCGAGCACACCGTCAAGCAGTGGACCGTCGCACTGAAGCTGATGTCGCACACGTTCAGCCAGGATCCGGTGTTCCGCAAACGAATGGATCGCGAAGCCCGCATCACCGGCCGGCTGTTGGAGCCGCATGTGGTGCCCATCCACGATTATGGCGAAATCGACGGCCAGCTCTTCCTGGAGATGCGCCTGATCGAGGGTGTCGACCTGGACAGCCTGCTCGAACGGGAGGGACCGCTGCCCGCGCCGCGCGCGGTGGCCATCATCCACCAGGTCGCGTCGGCCCTGGACGCGGCCCACGCGGCCGGGGTGACGCATCGTGACGTCAAACCGCAGAACATTTTGATCACCGGCGACGACTTCGCCTATCTGGTCGATTTCGGTATCGCCAGCGCCAAGACCGACGAAAAACTCACCCAACTGGGCACCGCGGTGGGGACCTTGAAATACATGGCGCCCGAACGCTTTTCCAGTGACGAGGTGACCTCCCGCGCCGACGTGTACGCGCTGGCGTGCGTGCTCTACGAATGCCTGACCGGGGCGCCACCGTACGGCGCCGACAGCACGGGCGTGCTGGTCACCGCGCACATGATGCATCCCATCCCCAAACCCAGCGCGCACGGCGCCGGCGTGAGCCCGGCATTCGACGCGGTGATCGCGGCGGGAATGGCCAAAGACCCGGGCGAGCGCTACCCCACCGCCGGCGCCCTGGCGGACGCCGCGCACAAGGCACTGACCAGCCCCGAACGCGAACGCGCCGCGACGATCCTGGAGCGCAGCAACACCGCGAGCGCCGAGGTCCCGATCAGCCCAGCCGCACCGCCGCGGCGCCGGCGCACCCGCTGGCCGGTGGTGGCCGCCGCGG
This window harbors:
- a CDS encoding pyrimidine reductase family protein, which translates into the protein MSESPRISAVPSIIELAPFYADPPDGVRANMIFSADGAAAFRGRAGPLSCPTDQRLLNILRGLADVVLVGAGTARAENYGPVRLSDAARARRHHEGRAEPPPIAVVSRSGELPPRLFSNPDQQPILVTCARTAAQQDPDDDRQHVMVAGEDSVDVSRAVAMLREQGMHRILCEGGPTLLDELVEADAVTEICVTLAPKLAASQPVGQRTHPAGLPAPVTMRLEHALVCDGYLYLKYCR
- a CDS encoding FAD-dependent oxidoreductase, producing the protein MDRKRVIVAGLGDSGVLAAIRLARHADVVGISAKPGLVSGQELGVRLSRPHDWARDYWIPFDRFRRLDGVGIVQATLTGVDLAAQTVFGRSEDGTTITEPYDALVISTGVSNGFWRQPTLQTAAEIGAGLRAAHDRLAAAASVVVVGGGAAAVSSALNMATTWPDKRIDLYFPGGSALEGHHPRIWQRIHGRLTRLGVGVHPGHRAVVTDGFAGDELSSGPVYWSTGQPPADADAVLWAIGRARPNTEWLPPELLDGLGFVRVTPELRVPGHPGVFAVGDVAATDPLRSSARNRGDVLVARNVLADFTGRSLRTYRAPTRRWGSLVGIQPNGLEVFLPTGHAFRFPSWSVERVVMPWIVRWGMYRGVRQNDPLG
- a CDS encoding TIGR03560 family F420-dependent LLM class oxidoreductase — translated: MQCRIFADPSNGATYQELADSARLAEQFGYAGFFLSDHYHPFAGDGRPGPTDVWTTLAGLARETARIRLGSLVTSVTFRHPGPLAIVVAQVDEMSEGRIEFGLGAGYFEPEHVAYGIPFPPVGERFDRLGEALELITGLWETPVGQSYSFTGRCFQLRDAPALPKPRQKPRPPIILGGIGTKRTPALAARFADEFNLQTSRRRAPGDQRKSELKSPARQIELVRAAAADIGRDPAGIAFSMTALVGVEHSREQATAAIDPAHFASQTFDGTTFCGSVAQIIDALGRYTELGISRLYVRAPTNMASLAGNFELLAADVLPQLARL
- a CDS encoding serine/threonine-protein kinase — protein: MSDAQGSRSGTMFGPYRLGRLLGRGGMGEVYEAEHTVKQWTVALKLMSHTFSQDPVFRKRMDREARITGRLLEPHVVPIHDYGEIDGQLFLEMRLIEGVDLDSLLEREGPLPAPRAVAIIHQVASALDAAHAAGVTHRDVKPQNILITGDDFAYLVDFGIASAKTDEKLTQLGTAVGTLKYMAPERFSSDEVTSRADVYALACVLYECLTGAPPYGADSTGVLVTAHMMHPIPKPSAHGAGVSPAFDAVIAAGMAKDPGERYPTAGALADAAHKALTSPERERAATILERSNTASAEVPISPAAPPRRRRTRWPVVAAAAAVAAAICAVGVWLVLKPTSQPQYRTSSGKTAPPSTAAPSGDQARLISLLPPGYLPGTCTPASPESGSIWVHAVAVVTCGQNTQPGGPARATYGLFGTPDRLKKAFNDDVGNVSLVNCPGEGRSPVSWHYDETPNDMAGLIACGTYNDHPNVIWSNDARLMLSDVTGDPVTVEDLHTWWDAYG
- a CDS encoding flavin reductase family protein, translated to MSDPGTEAFDKLVALLNYPMFVVTTQADGTPAGCLVGFASQTSIHPPRFMVGLSRRNHTFRIAHDASHLAVHVFDHDHLDVVELFGSQTSDKVDKFDRCSWHPGPEGLPILDDAAAWFVGEIRERFSLGDHVGHLLAPVGGSPPRELEAWVSFGDVRELEPGHEA
- a CDS encoding ArsR family transcriptional regulator, with product MAAADRADVPPLMRMAAHPLRWALLTELASGDHRVRELAAAVGEPQNLVSYHLRLLRSAGLVDARRSSFDGRDTYYWLNLTNCAKAFRSAAAALHPALAPGLCTGAAPRSVLFLCTGNSARSPMAAALLEKRGQGRIRTASAGSHPKSQLHVNAIRVMRDEYGIDLSGTRPQSLAAVSRRRFDCVITLCDKVREYASDHDLATTMHWSLPDPSAAGAGYPQFRRVAGELSRRIDFFVPDSGTRTVGR
- a CDS encoding multicopper oxidase family protein, giving the protein MTMALNRRQFGKWAGVALTAAVGSAGAGAGAACSRPSPQGPPGGKPDYTLRIGSGKVELAPDRIVSTLTYNGQFPGPLLRFKEGRRTWVDVFNDTEFPEQLHWHGQHVGVDVDGAAEEGTPDIPAHGMRRISFVPGPAGMRFYHTHVVPRADLSRGQYTGLVGPVYIEPAQDAGAYDQEIFLTLKEFEPAFSRGGDMASDFLAGEQDRDLRERGESAMAASLARGEAPGNEVGYGAFAINGRMLGHGDPIRVQAGQRVLFHVLNGSATETRSLALPGHTFTIVALDGNPVPTRAAVPVLWLGAGERISAIVSMASPGVWVLGDLSDDDRGHGMGVVVEYAGRGGDPQWAAPPPFTWDYRLFGTPQRADVQLPDRTIDMLIEKRNAADNGFNVWTINGVPFAMDTNKPVLDIERGRRYRLRFHNASDDLHPMHLHRHTFEIARFAGTPTAGVRKDVALLGGYQSMEIDFVADQPGLSLLHCHQQIHMDYGLMLLLNCS
- a CDS encoding APC family permease encodes the protein MSTPPAGGELRRSLGVFDAVVIGLGSMLGAGIFAALGPAARAAGSGLLLGLALAAVVAYCNATSSARLAARYPASGGTYVYGRQRLGDFWGYLAGWGFVVGKTASCAAMALTVGVYAWPEQAHAVAVAAVVALTAVNYGGVRKSAWLTRIIVAVVLAVLAAVVVAAFTSAAAGAVQLRPTGATTGGVVQAAGLLFFAFAGYARIATLGEEVRDPARTIPRAIPLALTITLTVYALVAVAAFAVLGPGRLAQTAAPLVETARAAGAGWLVPVVRVGAVIAALGSLLALILGVSRTTLAMARDRHLPHPLAVVHPRFRVPHRAELLIGVVVAILAATTDLRDAIGFSSFAVLIYYAIANASAFTLGPDEGRPHRAIPVIGLLGCLVLAFAMPPGSVLSGVAVLGVGVAAYLIRRFLAPTGLRHNRNRA